In Gossypium hirsutum isolate 1008001.06 chromosome D06, Gossypium_hirsutum_v2.1, whole genome shotgun sequence, one genomic interval encodes:
- the LOC107959977 gene encoding gamma-glutamylcyclotransferase 2-1 encodes MVFWVFGYGSLVWNPGFEYDEKVIGFIKDYRRVFDLACIDHRGTPEDPARTCTLEHIEGAVCWGAAYCVRGSPEKERAAMLYLERRECEYDQKTLVDVFKETDPLRPALSGVIVFTSTPDKVSNKYYLGPAPLEEMAWQIATAVGPCGNNRDYLFSLEKAMFDIGHEDDLVIELANEVRKVLGTMAKEKKLVGSPLKPLKSQTQAQIPTVQLHLLPPEAVAMDL; translated from the exons ATGGTTTTCTGGGTTTTTGGTTATGGTTCACTGGTCTGGAACCCTGGGTTTGAGTATGATGAGAAAGTCATAGGCTTCATCAAGGATTACAGGCGTGTTTTTGACCTTG CATGCATTGATCACAGAGGTACACCTGAAGATCCTGCAAGGACTTGCACCTTGGAGCACATTGAAGGAGCCGTTTGT TGGGGTGCTGCTTATTGTGTTCGGGGCAGTCCTGAAAAGGAAAGAGCAGCAATGCTG TACTTGGAGAGAAGGGAATGTGAATATGATCAGAAGACCCTCGTGGACGTCTTCAAG GAAACAGATCCCCTGCGGCCTGCTCTAAGTGGAGTTATTGT GTTCACATCTACTCCTGACAAAGTTTCAAACAAGTATTACCTGGGGCCTGCTCCGTTGGAGGAAATGGCCTG gcAAATTGCAACTGCTGTTGGACCCTGTGGGAACAATAGGGATTATCTTTTCTCGCTGGAGAAGGCCATGTTTGATATAG GTCATGAGGATGACTTGGTTATAGAGCTGGCAAATGAAGTTAGGAAGGTGCTTGGAACAATGGCGAAGGAGAAGAAGCTAGTAGGTTCTCCTCTCAAACCTCTTAAATCCCAGACCCAGGCACAGATCCCAACAGTTCAGTTGCATCTGCTTCCTCCGGAAGCTGTTGCGATGGATTTATAG